A stretch of DNA from Schistocerca americana isolate TAMUIC-IGC-003095 chromosome 3, iqSchAmer2.1, whole genome shotgun sequence:
GTGACAAAGTGTAGTAACCAACAATATTTCCAATATCGTGTATGATAGTATTTTAACAATGGCACACTGCCCTCTACATGAGATGTAACATATCCACATTACACATGAAGGAAATATAAATAAGTGTTAATCTATTTTTTATACACATACATAATGATTTTGTAAGGAAATCTTATTTTTTTGAGAACATTATTCAAATCTACATATTAAAAAAGTTTTTATAGCTATATTTcataatatattaatttattttatttgagaaaaggcacaaaacattttcatttgtgtgtttgttacgcTGCTGCATacaatgagttttttttttaatttgtcttgaGAAAAGAAATACATTACACAACTGCAGATGTGAAATACAGACGTAACATTTCTGAATGTGTTGAgttctgtttccttatgctcttgttatttcatcctaattatgAAATTAGTTGTTCTTGAAATGAAAATGTTAACATTAATAAATGGTAATCACTATGAGAATATAATGGTTGTCtagctgaaatatatatatatttttaaatctgCATAACATGCAATTTTCTTTTCATACATGATTATTATTTACCCTTTTGCCATTGTGTAATTAAAATAGGACATTTTTTACTTCTGTTTTTACTTTTGTAAAGTAGCATTTGACTTAACAttaattttaatgtattttttccCATTGCAAGTGACCTTGCTTGGAACTCACTTCTTAAAATAAGTACTTCCTGTATTTGTCCTAGTACTGATACGTAGTTTGATTTCAACATCTGATTAGTTCTTTCTGGAAGTTAAAGATTTGTTCAATGCATCTGTTCATAAGTGAACACTATTATCTTATCAGATACTTTTCGGTCTCTAAAACTGCTTATATGTGTTCTTTCTGCTAAGgtactacactttttttttattttctcagatACATTTCTATTTGGAAAATTTCCTCAAAAAGTAGGTCCTAACTATATTTACAAATAAGAAAGAACATTTAAAAATAATGTTGATAATATTGATATTGAGTTTGCACCAATGCCACTATTCTTTCTCTTCTGTattatttgttttgcttttttttcgcctcttctttcctttcttgcaTCGTTTACCCGTTCCTGTTCCCATGGCCTTTCCCTTTTGGCCTCTATGTTTCTTTCCCTGGTTCTTGGACCGAGATGCAGAGTTCCCATTTAATTTCATTACATCTTCTTCATCTTTATTTATATCACAGCGAAAAAAGGAATCATAAAGGAAATCTTGACAGGCAGTTCCATCACAAAACTCATCCAAACACTCTAGACAAACTGGAGGTCTTGAATCAAGAATACCAGCTCGATTCTTCACTCGGTTTATCAGATTTTCTGGTTTGTTCTGGGACTCTTGAGCAGCAGTGTAGAGATGTAGTTTTCCAAGAAGCACCAGTCTGGCATTATAAAGAAAGCTTTTATAAAGTATTAtaaaatttgattaaataaaaatgaTATAATAATTTGTCTACTGTTGCAGAAACTTATGTCATAAGCCTTCCACTTTGTCCACAAACCATTTGGAATATAGCAAATCAGGCTAATTATATGTATGTAAACATTACTCTCTACTTGTGTTCAGTGCAAATATGTAAATTCCTTTTTTATGTAAATTTATGACAGATGAGTTCCAACCTATTAATcttcactgatgaaccaaaacattatgaccacagcaaGGTTGTATGCTAACTGGTGGCACTGAGGGAACGTGACCTGGTAAGAGAAGTATGTGAGTGGAGCAGAGATGAACTCTAGTGATGATAAGTGGTGCAAATGTGGAAATCTGGTGACtcaagtgactttgacaaaagccaaATTGTGGCTCAGTGTCTGGGAGCAAGCATCTCAGAAATGGTGAAGCTGGGCAGTTATTggcatgctactgttgtgagcgtctatggaaagtggttgaagactGCTGAAACTATGAGTAGGTGGcaagaagttggacgtccatacctcatcatGGAACGTTGGGATTGGAGGCTTGCccactctctaaagcaggataTATGATGATGTGTTGCAGATCTGACAATAGAGTAAAGTGCTGGTGCAGGAAAAAGTGTTTTGTAGCACACTGTTCAGCACACAGTGTTGAACGCagtgttccgcagcagaggacccaacatcatcatcagttatggTTACAGTAGGCACGGGATCATCAAGGTAGGATCAAGGCTCAATGGAATTGTGTTGCCTAGGCAGATGAATCCtatttattgttaaaccaggtaaatggtcatgtccagatacactgtcatccaggtgaatggctgctcgaaacatgcagtgcatcatggatgcaggctggtgggagcagtattatgttattggggatattcatctgggcttccatgggatctgtggtagtaatagaaggtGCTGTGACAACTGTCGACTATGTcaacattattagggaccacctgtaaaCCCTTATGTTTGAGGTCTTCTCcaacagtgatggcatcttccagcaggataactgtgctgcagtggtgtgaggagcatgatagtgaactcatgctgatgtcttggccatcaaattcaacTTGTCTGAATCCAATGAAACCCAACTGGAATGCTATTAGGTGCCTGCTCCGCGGCCACGAACCAACCGCCCATAAATTAtgggaagtgtgtgacctgtgcatAGGCATCTGGTGTCACAAACCTCAGTAAACATGTGAAGTACACCTCGAATCTGTGGAATGCGtaatcac
This window harbors:
- the LOC124607065 gene encoding uncharacterized protein LOC124607065, producing MATIKLDDLLGKKKEAPQVLDLSRSVVQSKEDMRKLMDRVPEYKIRPEKVRHEEIRMREKDFTFRPQRREFRRQGEYSYANPVPPDMRSVALEDLSPVPIDWKMLTSVRPRSKVDEELFSRLVLLGKLHLYTAAQESQNKPENLINRVKNRAGILDSRPPVCLECLDEFCDGTACQDFLYDSFFRCDINKDEEDVMKLNGNSASRSKNQGKKHRGQKGKAMGTGTGKRCKKGKKRRKKSKTNNTEEKE